One window of the Pempheris klunzingeri isolate RE-2024b chromosome 10, fPemKlu1.hap1, whole genome shotgun sequence genome contains the following:
- the rdh1 gene encoding retinol dehydrogenase 1: MVSTDDLTSYLLEVILSHLALTCALLLVTLAAIRWFIRDSYKVSGFNQKHVFITGCDSGFGNLLARQLDRKGFHVIAACLTEKGAADLAAAASPRLRTLLLNVTDSASIRRAVELVSKEVGERGLWGLVNNAGRSVPIGPAEWMQLDDFKKVLDVNLIGVIDVTLQFLPLLKKAPGRVVNVASILGRLSLTGGGYCMSKWGVEAFSDSLRRDMQHFGIKVSIIEPGFFKTAVTQLDLIEADLRRLWTRLPQDVKDSYGATYFDDYVKAQDFSMGILCSPDISKVTRCMEHALTARFPRTRYGAGWDAKFFWIPLSYLPSFVSDFIINVLLPSPKDERNV; this comes from the exons ATG GTGTCAACTGACGATTTAACATCTTATTTATTAGAG GTAATCCTGTCACACCTGGCTTTAACCTGTGCTTTACTTCTGGTCACTCTCGCCGCCATCCGCTGGTTCATCAGAGATTCCTACAAAGTCAGTGGCTTCAACCAGAAGCATGTGTTCATCACAGGCTGTGACAGCGGCTTTGGGAATCTGCTGGCCAGACAGCTGGATCGAAAAGGTTTCCACGTCATAGCTGCATGTCTCACAGAGAAAGGAGCAGCAGatctggcagcagcagcctccccCAGACTGAGGACGCTCCTGCTGAATGTTACAGACAGTGCGAGCATCAGGAGGGCGGTGGAGCTGGTGAGCAAAGAGGTCGGAGAGCGAG GTCTGTGGGGTCTGGTGAATAATGCTGGCAGGTCCGTACCCATCGGTCCAGCAGAGTGGATGCAGCTGGACGATTTCAAAAAGGTTTTGGATGTGAATCTGATAGGAGTTATTGACGTGACTCTCCAGTTTCTGCCACTGCTGAAAAAGGCCCCGGGCAGGGTGGTGAATGTGGCCAGTATACTGGGCAGACTGTCTCTTACTGGTGGAGGATACTGCATGTCCAAATGGGGAGTGGAGGCCTTCTCCGACAGCCTCAG GAGGGACATGCAACACTTTGGCATCAAAGTGAGCATTATAGAGCCCGGTTTCTTCAAGACAGCCGTTACCCAGCTGGATCTCATCGAAGCCGACCTGAGGAGGCTGTGGACCCGCCTGCCTCAGGACGTCAAAGACTCCTACGGAGCCACATACTTTGATGACT ATGTGAAAGCTCAGGACTTCTCCATGGGCATCCTGTGCAGCCCAGATATCTCCAAGGTGACCAGGTGCATGGAGCACGCGCTGACGGCTCGTTTCCCACGCACACGTTATGGTGCAGGCTGGGATGCCAAGTTTTTTTGGATTCCTCTGTCCTACCTCCCCTCATTTGTGTCAGACTTTATTATTAATGTGCTTCTACCTTCACCTAAGGATGAAAGAAACGTCTAA